The proteins below come from a single Bombus fervidus isolate BK054 chromosome 15, iyBomFerv1, whole genome shotgun sequence genomic window:
- the LOC139995052 gene encoding uncharacterized protein → MPAPPPPPPPVFNTSGSGIADQDRNLLLQSIRAGKTLKKTVTVDKSAPVVSGRVRGESGSSSSLYSKENSSNVANSGISTSNGGPIGLGGLFSTGIPKLKPVGSRTSAVEKNNSNVNNTNFGQSTVPSIKRGPPPIPPPATQKPQLFVQKANSMPGQSTTDSSSTMEAPKGFGKPTLAPKPPTTSSSALHKPSPPPKKLNLTGGSVSRAQSMRLPRSPPVLAPTPPSLHQSQDCLNETQSRPTNRILKPPVAKPPSPPTSRSNNIPSTATRVAPPPPSRVTVSAPCIPPPPPPLPHRPAPTHQRLAPPPPPPPTPPTRSSSMRNGQTMNALDLEVRFADMFHSIANFPPPEQFKGFTKVYSSRNAAKQQAPAPPMQMSSISNTMVSLNTSSGG, encoded by the exons ATGCCTGCACCACCTCCACCTCCACCTCCTGTCTTCAACACATCTGGTTCTGGGATAGCAGATCAGGATAGAAATTTACTTCTTCAGTCAATTAGAGCTGgaaaaactttaaaaaaaactgTAACCGTAGATAAAAGTGCACCTGTAGTTAGTG GTAGAGTTAGAGGTGAATCAGGAAGCTCTTCTTCCTTATATAGCAAGGAAAATAGTTCTAATGTAGCAAACAGTGGCATTAGCACAAGTAATGGAGGTCCCATAGGACTAGGTGGATTATTTTCTACTGGTATTCCTAAATTGAAGCCTGTAGGATCTCGGACTTCTGCAGTTGAAAAGAACAATAGTAATGTTAATAATACAAACTTTGGTCAATCGACTGTCCCTAGCATAAAAAGAGGTCCACCGCCAATTCCACCACCAGCCACTCAAAAGCCACAACTATTTGTTCAG AAGGCAAACTCAATGCCAGGACAAAGTACTACAGACTCTAGTTCTACTATGGAAGCACCTAAGGGATTTGGAAAACCTACTCTTGCTCCCAAACCACCTACCACATCATCATCTGCATTGCACAAACCATCACCACCTCCTAAGAAATTAAACTTAACTGGAGGAAGTGTATCAAGAGCACAAAGTATGCGATTGCCTAGATCACCTCCTGTACTTGCTCCAACTCCACCTTCCCTTCATCAATCTCAGGATTGTCTGAACGAGACTCAATCGAGGCCTACGAATCGAATTCTTAAGCCTCCAGTCGCGAAACCTCCTTCTCCACCTACATCTAGATCAAACAATATACCCTCTACAGCAACTAGAGTGGCACCGCCACCTCCTTCTAGAGTAACTGTTAGCGCTCCTTGTATACCACCTCCACCTCCGCCCCTTCCACATCGTCCAGCTCCTACTCATCAAAGACTGGCCCCGCCGCCGCCACCACCGCCAACACCTCCCACAAGGAGTTCTTCCATGCGCAACGGACAGACGATGAATGCTCTAGATTTAGAGGTTCGGTTCGCGGATATGTTTCATTCTATTGCGAATTTCCCGCCGCCAGAGCAATTTAAGGGGTTTACGAAAGTCTACAGCAGCAGAAATG CTGCAAAACAACAAGCTCCTGCGCCACCCATGCAAATGTCTTCTATATCCAATACAATGGTATCATTAAATACTTCATCTGGAGGTTAA
- the LOC139995037 gene encoding ATP-binding cassette sub-family F member 3 isoform X1 — protein sequence MAVCGEYIRSQFPTIDDDLYQYVEGILDSSKDDFEDGDEVYEAIGEVLHEVAEKPENEVRQICVKLLEMLKGNSNDGNVERRKNGVNKVLNAPVHLGTMAATLEAQVEQIKSIWVTTRDDAMKVDAKKLEKAEAKLQQKQEKRSNNELSGRINIVSQSIESASASQMTSKKDSRMETKGGVNKAQDIRIENFDIAYGDRILLQGADLTLAFGRRYGLIGRNGLGKTTLLRMISSKQLRIPSHIRVLHVEQEVAGDDTSALESVLECDQERSMLLSKETELQVAIEKDGGKTGDALGEELAKVYEAMQLAEVDKAPARASAILSGLGFSVERQSWPTKAFSGGWRMRLALARALFSRPDLLLLDEPTNMLDIKAILWLEKYLQSWPTTLLVVSHDRNFLDTVPTDILYLRGQKIEAYRGNYEQFAKTKGERERNQQREYEAQQAKRAHVQEFIDRFRYNANRASSVQSKIKMLEKLPELKPMEKEGEVTLRFPDVEPLSPPILQLNEVSFSYTGGVDNSYIFSGVNLTASLQSRICIVGENGAGKTTLLKIITGALSPTRGTVHVHRNLKFGYFSQHHVDQLDMRVCPVELLQNHFPGKPVEEYRRMLGSFGISGNLALQTISSLSGGQKSRVAFALMCAAMPNFLVLDEPTNHLDIESIEALGKALNTCQAGVILVSHDERLIRMVCTELWVCGEGSVRCIEGGFDEYRRIIEKELEV from the exons ATGGCAGTCTGTGGAGAATACATTCGTAGTCAATTTCCCACGATAGATGACGACCTATACCAATATGTAGAAg GTATTTTAGATAGTTCAAAGGATGACTTCGAGGATGGCGACGAAGTTTACGAAGCAATAGGGGAAGTATTACACGAGGTTGCAGAAAAACCAGAGAATGAGGTTAG aCAAATATGCGTTAAGCTACTGGAAATGCTAAAAGGTAATTCAAACGACGGAAACgttgaaaggagaaaaaatggGGTAAACAAAGTATTAAATGCTCCAGTACATTTGGGTACTATGGCTGCTACCCTAGAAGCTCAAGtagaacaaataaaaagtatatggGTTACTACTCGAGATGACGCTatg AAAGTGGATGCCAAGAAGCTAGAAAAGGCAGAGGCAAAATTGCAAcaaaaacaagaaaagagaagTAACAATGAATTAAGTGGACGAATTAATATTGTAAGCCAAAGTATAGAATCCGCTAGCGCGAGTCAAATGACGAGTAAAAAGGATAGTAGAATGGAGACAAAAGGTGGTGTAAATAAAGCCCAGGACATTAGAATAGAAAACTTTGATATAGCATATGGGGATAGAATATTATTGCAAGGAGCTGACTTAACGCTTGCATTCGGTAGACGCTATGGCCTTATCGGTAGAAATGGACTCGGTAAAACTACATTACTAAGAATGATATCTAG TAAACAGCTGAGAATACCATCCCATATAAGAGTTTTGCATGTAGAACAAGAAGTCGCCGGAGACGATACTTCTGCTCTTGAATCTGTATTAGAATGCGACCAAGAGAGAAGTATGTTACTTAGTAAGGAAACAGAATTGCAAGTGGCGATCGAAAAGGATGGTGGTAAAACGGGAGATGCATTAGGCGAAGAATTAGCTAAAGTATATGAAGCAATGCAGTTAGCTGAAGTAGATAAAGCACCTGCTAGAGCTAGTGCAATTTTATCAGGACTTGGGTTCTCTGTCGAAAGACAATCGTGGCCAACTAAAGCTTTCTCTGGTGGCTGGAGAATGAGATTAGCACTTGCAAGGGCACTGTTTTCTAGACCTGATCTTTTATTACTTGACGAACCTACAAACATGCTTGATATTAAAGCCATACTTTGGTTGGAGAAATATTTACAGTCATGGCCAACTACGTTACTCGTGGTTTCTCACGACAGGAACTTCTTAGACACG gTTCCTACCGATATACTGTATTTGCGTGGACAAAAAATTGAAGCGTATCGTGGTAATTATGAACAGTTCGCAAAAACTAAAGGGGAACGTGAAAGAAATCAACAGAGAGAATATGAAGCTCAGCAAGCGAAAAGAGCACATGTACAAGAATTCATTGATCGATTTCGATACAATGCCAATCGTGCTTCTAGTGTACAGAGTAAAATTAAGATGCTAGAAAAACT ACCAGAACTTAAACCAATGGAGAAGGAAGGAGAAGTAACTCTTCGTTTCCCAGATGTTGAACCATTAAGTCCTCCAATATTGCAACTTAACGAAGTCTCCTTTAGTTATACTGGAGGAGTCGATAATTCGTATATATTTAGTGGCGTGAACTTGACTGCTAGCTTACAATCCCGTATTTGTATTGTGGGAGAGAATGGTGCTGGTAAAACTACGCTTTTAAAGATCATAACAGGTGCACTAAGCCCAACACGAGGCACAGTGCATGttcatagaaatttgaaatttggatattttagtCAACATCATGTAGATCAACTTGATATGCGTGTGTGCCCAGTTGAACTATTGCAAAATCATTTTCCAG GTAAACCAGTTGAGGAATACAGAAGAATGCTTGGAAGCTTTGGAATAAGTGGTAATTTAGCTTTGCAGACTATTAGTTCTTTGTCTGGAGGACAAAAATCTAGAGTAGCATTTGCACTAATGTGTGCTGCAATGCCAAACTTTTTGGTACTTGATGAACCTACGAATCATTTAGACATCGAATCCATCGAAGCTTTAGGCAAAGCATTGAATACTTGTCAG GCAGGTGTTATATTAGTTTCACACGACGAAAGATTAATTCGCATGGTATGCACCGAACTCTGGGTATGTGGAGAAGGATCTGTTCGATGCATCGAAGGAGGTTTTGACGAGTATCGTAGGATCATTGAAAAGGAACTTGAAGTATAA
- the LOC139995037 gene encoding ATP-binding cassette sub-family F member 3 isoform X2 yields MRQICVKLLEMLKGNSNDGNVERRKNGVNKVLNAPVHLGTMAATLEAQVEQIKSIWVTTRDDAMKVDAKKLEKAEAKLQQKQEKRSNNELSGRINIVSQSIESASASQMTSKKDSRMETKGGVNKAQDIRIENFDIAYGDRILLQGADLTLAFGRRYGLIGRNGLGKTTLLRMISSKQLRIPSHIRVLHVEQEVAGDDTSALESVLECDQERSMLLSKETELQVAIEKDGGKTGDALGEELAKVYEAMQLAEVDKAPARASAILSGLGFSVERQSWPTKAFSGGWRMRLALARALFSRPDLLLLDEPTNMLDIKAILWLEKYLQSWPTTLLVVSHDRNFLDTVPTDILYLRGQKIEAYRGNYEQFAKTKGERERNQQREYEAQQAKRAHVQEFIDRFRYNANRASSVQSKIKMLEKLPELKPMEKEGEVTLRFPDVEPLSPPILQLNEVSFSYTGGVDNSYIFSGVNLTASLQSRICIVGENGAGKTTLLKIITGALSPTRGTVHVHRNLKFGYFSQHHVDQLDMRVCPVELLQNHFPGKPVEEYRRMLGSFGISGNLALQTISSLSGGQKSRVAFALMCAAMPNFLVLDEPTNHLDIESIEALGKALNTCQAGVILVSHDERLIRMVCTELWVCGEGSVRCIEGGFDEYRRIIEKELEV; encoded by the exons ATGAG aCAAATATGCGTTAAGCTACTGGAAATGCTAAAAGGTAATTCAAACGACGGAAACgttgaaaggagaaaaaatggGGTAAACAAAGTATTAAATGCTCCAGTACATTTGGGTACTATGGCTGCTACCCTAGAAGCTCAAGtagaacaaataaaaagtatatggGTTACTACTCGAGATGACGCTatg AAAGTGGATGCCAAGAAGCTAGAAAAGGCAGAGGCAAAATTGCAAcaaaaacaagaaaagagaagTAACAATGAATTAAGTGGACGAATTAATATTGTAAGCCAAAGTATAGAATCCGCTAGCGCGAGTCAAATGACGAGTAAAAAGGATAGTAGAATGGAGACAAAAGGTGGTGTAAATAAAGCCCAGGACATTAGAATAGAAAACTTTGATATAGCATATGGGGATAGAATATTATTGCAAGGAGCTGACTTAACGCTTGCATTCGGTAGACGCTATGGCCTTATCGGTAGAAATGGACTCGGTAAAACTACATTACTAAGAATGATATCTAG TAAACAGCTGAGAATACCATCCCATATAAGAGTTTTGCATGTAGAACAAGAAGTCGCCGGAGACGATACTTCTGCTCTTGAATCTGTATTAGAATGCGACCAAGAGAGAAGTATGTTACTTAGTAAGGAAACAGAATTGCAAGTGGCGATCGAAAAGGATGGTGGTAAAACGGGAGATGCATTAGGCGAAGAATTAGCTAAAGTATATGAAGCAATGCAGTTAGCTGAAGTAGATAAAGCACCTGCTAGAGCTAGTGCAATTTTATCAGGACTTGGGTTCTCTGTCGAAAGACAATCGTGGCCAACTAAAGCTTTCTCTGGTGGCTGGAGAATGAGATTAGCACTTGCAAGGGCACTGTTTTCTAGACCTGATCTTTTATTACTTGACGAACCTACAAACATGCTTGATATTAAAGCCATACTTTGGTTGGAGAAATATTTACAGTCATGGCCAACTACGTTACTCGTGGTTTCTCACGACAGGAACTTCTTAGACACG gTTCCTACCGATATACTGTATTTGCGTGGACAAAAAATTGAAGCGTATCGTGGTAATTATGAACAGTTCGCAAAAACTAAAGGGGAACGTGAAAGAAATCAACAGAGAGAATATGAAGCTCAGCAAGCGAAAAGAGCACATGTACAAGAATTCATTGATCGATTTCGATACAATGCCAATCGTGCTTCTAGTGTACAGAGTAAAATTAAGATGCTAGAAAAACT ACCAGAACTTAAACCAATGGAGAAGGAAGGAGAAGTAACTCTTCGTTTCCCAGATGTTGAACCATTAAGTCCTCCAATATTGCAACTTAACGAAGTCTCCTTTAGTTATACTGGAGGAGTCGATAATTCGTATATATTTAGTGGCGTGAACTTGACTGCTAGCTTACAATCCCGTATTTGTATTGTGGGAGAGAATGGTGCTGGTAAAACTACGCTTTTAAAGATCATAACAGGTGCACTAAGCCCAACACGAGGCACAGTGCATGttcatagaaatttgaaatttggatattttagtCAACATCATGTAGATCAACTTGATATGCGTGTGTGCCCAGTTGAACTATTGCAAAATCATTTTCCAG GTAAACCAGTTGAGGAATACAGAAGAATGCTTGGAAGCTTTGGAATAAGTGGTAATTTAGCTTTGCAGACTATTAGTTCTTTGTCTGGAGGACAAAAATCTAGAGTAGCATTTGCACTAATGTGTGCTGCAATGCCAAACTTTTTGGTACTTGATGAACCTACGAATCATTTAGACATCGAATCCATCGAAGCTTTAGGCAAAGCATTGAATACTTGTCAG GCAGGTGTTATATTAGTTTCACACGACGAAAGATTAATTCGCATGGTATGCACCGAACTCTGGGTATGTGGAGAAGGATCTGTTCGATGCATCGAAGGAGGTTTTGACGAGTATCGTAGGATCATTGAAAAGGAACTTGAAGTATAA
- the LOC139995062 gene encoding uncharacterized protein yields MATDIEESDTDDHERPAPPKRQCTRLKGNEMIWDMEKNSVGKEEMAQETENVEYDDAERQAREKLKRWQACQVAKGYVDNTINVVLENYIMVTSSSYSVEESRFQLFRGNDMEDTAVMMAIRNHGLVQSAGLVSQSSAFYNDKAPGYWTNNEYTDVHCSCPSNRIQNVGNFENSVATTSANSLRLNDSKSTEEYDRLDWDLDKIDENDQQENFLERAVAEAIKKKGLSALSVDYG; encoded by the exons atggCGACTGACATCGAGGAATCAGATACTGACGACCACGAAAGGCCAGCTCCTCCGAAACGGCAATGTACACGACTTAAAGGCAACGAGATGATTTGGGATATG GAAAAGAATTCAGTAGGAAAAGAAGAGATGGCACaagaaacagaaaatgtagaatatgACGATGCAGAAAGACAAGCAagggaaaaattgaaaagatggCAAGCTTGTCAGGTAGCCAAAGGATATGTGGATAATACCATTAATGTAGtattagaaaattacattatGGTAACTTCATCCTCTTATTCCGTGGAGGAGTCCAGATTTCAGTTATTTAGAGGAAACGATATGGAAGACACTGCAGTTATGATGGCAATTCGTAATCACGGTCTCGTACAGTCTGCAGGACTTGTTTCTCAATCCAGTGCTTTTTACAATGACAAAGCTCCAGGGTATTGGACCAATAATGAATACACTGATGTGCACTGTTCATGCCCCTCTAATCGCATACAAAATgttggaaattttgaaaactcTGTAGCTACTACATCTGCAAATTCATTAAGATTGAATGATtcaaaaagcacagaggaatATGATAGGCTTGATTGGGATTTGGATAAAATTGACGAGAATGACCAACAGGAGAATTTTCTAGAAAGAGCTGTGGCAGAAGCTATAAAGAAGAAAGGGCTGAGTGCTTTAAGCGTCGACTATGGTTGA